In a genomic window of Streptomyces roseoviridis:
- a CDS encoding chain length determinant protein — protein sequence MDLAEIFRVMCRRWYVLVPGLLLTAGLTVGAWLLVPVSYESQSTVAMLNSRKGAAADGNPFLSMEPSLTGMADSLARNVNSDASKAELKERGLTLKYEAKIADNAQGPLLWLTVTGEDRAAVLKGNTTLMAFTAQRLEHLQAEQSVPADAMIRITTIVPPQNPEAQLKSKIQNLVMAAGLGIVLSLVATFFAEARRRGRTPRKHRQEPDRVPDSRPAPGATAPARPADLGGDLSDGLLRGTDGRTGDPADDPADDPAAEAPGDPADDDAAPERQPDQPTVQLPVLPVAERRPAKRPPSWVK from the coding sequence ATGGACCTCGCAGAGATCTTCCGGGTCATGTGCCGGCGGTGGTACGTCCTCGTGCCCGGACTGCTGCTCACCGCCGGCCTCACGGTCGGGGCGTGGCTGCTCGTGCCCGTCTCGTACGAGTCGCAGAGCACCGTCGCCATGCTCAACTCCCGCAAGGGCGCGGCGGCGGACGGCAACCCCTTCCTCAGCATGGAGCCCTCGCTGACCGGCATGGCCGACAGCCTCGCCCGCAACGTCAACTCCGACGCGTCCAAGGCCGAGCTGAAGGAACGGGGCCTCACCCTGAAGTACGAGGCCAAGATCGCCGACAACGCCCAGGGGCCGCTGCTCTGGCTCACCGTGACCGGTGAGGACAGGGCGGCCGTCCTGAAGGGCAACACGACGCTGATGGCCTTCACCGCCCAGCGGCTCGAACACCTCCAGGCCGAGCAGTCGGTGCCCGCCGACGCCATGATCCGGATCACCACCATCGTCCCGCCGCAGAACCCCGAGGCCCAGCTCAAGTCCAAGATCCAGAACCTGGTCATGGCCGCCGGACTCGGCATCGTCCTGAGCCTGGTGGCCACCTTCTTCGCGGAGGCCCGCCGCCGCGGCCGCACCCCGAGGAAGCACCGCCAGGAGCCCGACCGCGTGCCGGACTCCCGGCCGGCTCCCGGGGCGACCGCACCCGCCCGCCCCGCCGACCTGGGAGGTGACCTCTCGGACGGGCTCCTGCGGGGCACGGACGGGCGGACCGGCGACCCGGCCGACGACCCGGCCGACGACCCGGCGGCCGAAGCGCCCGGCGACCCGGCCGACGACGACGCCGCCCCGGAGCGGCAGCCCGACCAGCCCACCGTCCAGCTGCCCGTCCTGCCCGTGGCCGAGCGGCGCCCCGCCAAGCGTCCGCCGTCCTGGGTGAAGTGA
- the wecB gene encoding non-hydrolyzing UDP-N-acetylglucosamine 2-epimerase, protein MRIICVAGARPNYMKIKPVMDALEARGAEVLLVHTGQHYDPAMNDVFFHDLGLRPPDRFLGVGSGSHAAQTGRVMTAFEPLVEEIAPDLVVVVGDVNSTLACALVTAKAGPLLAHVEAGLRSRDWSMPEEVNRVATDRVSDYLLAPSDDAADNLRAEGYRDDQIHVVGNVMIDTLFANRERARQSGALAELGVSEGEYGLVTLHRPANVDDPDILAGLLKGLGEVAAHCPLVLPVHPRAAGKLHALGVPGGIRLVPPAGYLDFIALQAGARIVLTDSGGVQEETTALGVPCVTLRDNTERPITVEQGTNVLAGRDPARILATAVRLLDDPPPPRRPGLWDGKAGERIAEVLLEGGTAGTRPRPTDHR, encoded by the coding sequence ATGCGGATCATCTGCGTCGCGGGCGCGCGCCCCAACTACATGAAGATCAAACCGGTGATGGACGCCCTGGAGGCCCGGGGCGCCGAGGTGCTCCTCGTCCACACCGGACAGCACTACGACCCGGCCATGAACGACGTCTTCTTCCACGACCTCGGCCTGCGCCCGCCCGACCGCTTCCTCGGCGTCGGCTCCGGGAGCCACGCCGCCCAGACCGGCCGCGTCATGACCGCCTTCGAACCGCTCGTCGAGGAGATCGCCCCCGACCTCGTCGTCGTGGTCGGCGACGTCAACTCCACCCTCGCCTGCGCCCTCGTCACGGCCAAGGCCGGCCCGCTGCTCGCCCATGTCGAGGCCGGCCTGCGCAGCCGCGACTGGTCCATGCCCGAGGAGGTCAACCGGGTCGCCACCGACCGGGTCAGCGACTACCTCCTCGCGCCCTCCGACGACGCCGCCGACAACCTGCGCGCCGAGGGGTACCGGGACGACCAGATCCACGTCGTCGGCAACGTCATGATCGACACGCTGTTCGCCAACCGGGAACGGGCGAGGCAGTCCGGTGCCCTGGCCGAACTGGGCGTATCGGAGGGCGAGTACGGACTCGTCACCCTGCACCGCCCGGCCAACGTCGACGACCCCGACATCCTCGCCGGCCTCCTCAAGGGCCTCGGCGAGGTCGCCGCCCACTGCCCCCTCGTCCTGCCGGTGCACCCCCGCGCCGCGGGGAAACTGCACGCGCTCGGCGTCCCCGGCGGCATCCGGCTCGTCCCGCCCGCCGGCTACCTCGACTTCATCGCCCTCCAGGCCGGCGCACGGATCGTCCTCACCGACTCGGGCGGCGTCCAGGAGGAGACCACCGCCCTCGGCGTCCCCTGCGTCACCCTCCGGGACAACACCGAACGCCCGATCACCGTCGAGCAGGGCACCAACGTGCTGGCCGGCCGCGACCCCGCCCGCATCCTCGCCACCGCCGTCCGGCTCCTCGACGACCCGCCGCCGCCGCGCCGCCCCGGACTCTGGGACGGGAAGGCGGGCGAACGCATCGCGGAGGTCCTGCTGGAGGGAGGCACCGCCGGCACCCGCCCCCGGCCCACCGACCACCGCTGA
- a CDS encoding acyltransferase gives MNHRIQPTAQVDEKAVVGAGSSVWELAQIREDARLGENCVVGRGAYVGPGVVIGDNCKLQNHALVYEPAVLGDGVFIGPAAVLTNDHNPRAVSPDGRLKRGGDWEPVAVRIGDGAAVGARAVCVAPVTVGRWALVAAGAVVTADVPDFALVMGVPARRTGWVGKAGARLTAHAERPGVWECPQTGAWYEERDGRLTEYGAAH, from the coding sequence GTGAACCACCGGATCCAGCCCACCGCCCAGGTCGACGAGAAGGCCGTCGTCGGTGCCGGCAGCAGCGTGTGGGAGCTCGCCCAGATCCGCGAGGACGCCCGCCTCGGCGAGAACTGCGTGGTGGGCCGGGGCGCCTATGTCGGCCCCGGCGTGGTCATCGGGGACAACTGCAAGCTGCAGAACCACGCCCTGGTGTACGAGCCCGCGGTGCTCGGCGACGGCGTGTTCATCGGCCCCGCGGCGGTCCTGACCAACGACCACAACCCGCGGGCCGTGTCCCCCGACGGGAGGCTGAAGCGGGGCGGTGACTGGGAACCGGTCGCCGTGCGGATCGGGGACGGCGCAGCGGTCGGCGCCCGCGCGGTGTGCGTGGCGCCGGTGACCGTCGGCCGCTGGGCGCTGGTCGCGGCCGGTGCGGTGGTGACCGCCGACGTGCCCGACTTCGCCCTGGTGATGGGGGTGCCGGCGCGGCGGACGGGCTGGGTCGGCAAGGCGGGCGCCCGGCTGACCGCGCACGCGGAGCGGCCCGGGGTGTGGGAGTGTCCGCAGACCGGCGCGTGGTACGAGGAGCGGGACGGGCGTCTCACGGAGTACGGTGCGGCGCACTGA
- a CDS encoding O-antigen ligase family protein — protein MSIAEIFRVLARRWYVMVPLTLVGLVAGGYLYRTVPVTYESQSQLALLNSSRVARPAPSYGNPLAYASGSLIGTADVLIRALQSPETVVVLRGHGVTDEYTVDFAAQAEGPLLTLTVKGEDRAKVLEETRRITRYAEEQLQALQEQARVPEGYYVRSAHIVPPQKPVSQPKSRYQKVAAVVVLGVTAAFVLSFVVETWSGARRRARGLPGRHATPPVPRPGAGRVRRLLTRPLDATAVLTGYLALALFLPSNLALPALGGAGTPANVFALLGLFWYLATWCTGRIAPAPGTRTMRNVVLVLAVTVLMSYVANQDRISSQKEILAADRGLIVLLVWVSLIVLTTAGIQDRGRLDVLLRRLVVMGSVVAALGLYDFATGTNIADWLRVPGLNSSVASVAVLDRGSFTRPRSLTAHPLEFSGMLAILLPFAVWYAFDPARRHLGKLRRWAPVVLLGGGLPLTVSRTSIIGILVVVLVMVPRWKPERRWAAIGILFGAVALFKVLVPGLIGTITGLFSGSLNNADSSTQARTVKYPKIYEYFVQDPLLGRSFGTFTPERYFFTDNQYLLTLAELGALGAACLLLLGLSGVHNGGAIRRLARSESDRELGQAFFASAMVALVVGATFDTLSFPMFAGVFFLLLGAGGSCLGFVRREAAGRSAGGGPAPAAPPSIPARTPDSPRLVEI, from the coding sequence GTGAGCATCGCCGAGATCTTCCGTGTGCTGGCCAGGCGTTGGTACGTGATGGTGCCGCTGACCCTGGTCGGTCTGGTCGCGGGCGGCTACCTCTACCGGACCGTTCCCGTGACGTACGAGTCGCAGAGCCAGCTGGCGCTGCTCAACTCCAGCCGGGTGGCCCGGCCGGCGCCCAGTTACGGCAACCCGCTGGCGTACGCGAGCGGTTCGCTGATCGGCACGGCGGACGTGCTGATCCGGGCGTTGCAGTCGCCGGAGACGGTGGTGGTGCTGCGCGGTCACGGCGTCACCGACGAGTACACGGTCGACTTCGCCGCGCAGGCGGAGGGACCGCTGCTGACCCTGACGGTCAAGGGCGAGGACCGGGCCAAGGTCCTGGAGGAGACCCGCAGGATCACCCGGTACGCCGAGGAGCAGCTCCAGGCCCTGCAGGAGCAGGCCCGCGTGCCCGAGGGGTACTACGTGCGGTCGGCGCACATCGTGCCGCCGCAGAAGCCGGTCTCGCAGCCCAAGTCCCGCTACCAGAAGGTGGCCGCCGTCGTCGTCCTCGGGGTGACCGCCGCCTTCGTGCTGTCCTTCGTGGTGGAGACCTGGTCGGGGGCGCGCCGTAGGGCCCGCGGCCTGCCGGGCCGTCACGCCACTCCCCCGGTGCCGCGGCCCGGGGCGGGCCGGGTGCGCCGGCTGCTGACCCGGCCGCTGGACGCCACGGCGGTCCTCACCGGCTATCTGGCGCTCGCCCTGTTCCTGCCGTCGAACCTGGCCCTGCCCGCGCTCGGCGGCGCCGGCACCCCGGCCAACGTCTTCGCGCTCCTGGGCCTGTTCTGGTACCTGGCGACCTGGTGCACGGGCCGGATCGCCCCGGCGCCCGGCACCCGCACGATGCGGAACGTGGTCCTGGTGCTCGCCGTCACCGTGCTGATGTCGTACGTGGCGAACCAGGACCGGATCAGCTCGCAGAAGGAGATCCTGGCGGCCGACCGGGGGCTGATCGTGCTTCTGGTGTGGGTGTCGCTGATCGTGCTGACGACGGCCGGCATCCAGGACCGGGGGCGGCTGGACGTGCTGCTGCGCCGGCTGGTCGTGATGGGTTCGGTGGTGGCCGCGCTGGGCCTGTACGACTTCGCGACCGGCACCAACATCGCCGACTGGCTGCGCGTCCCCGGACTGAACTCCAGCGTGGCGAGCGTCGCGGTCCTGGACCGCGGCTCCTTCACCCGGCCCCGTTCGCTCACCGCCCATCCGCTGGAGTTCAGCGGCATGCTGGCGATCCTGCTGCCGTTCGCCGTCTGGTACGCCTTCGACCCGGCGCGCCGGCACCTCGGCAAGCTCAGGCGGTGGGCGCCGGTGGTGCTGCTCGGCGGCGGGCTGCCGCTGACGGTGTCGCGGACCTCGATCATCGGCATCCTGGTCGTCGTCCTGGTGATGGTGCCCCGCTGGAAGCCGGAGCGGCGCTGGGCGGCCATCGGGATCCTGTTCGGGGCGGTGGCGCTGTTCAAGGTCCTGGTGCCGGGCCTGATCGGGACGATCACGGGGCTCTTCTCGGGCAGTCTCAACAACGCCGACAGCAGCACCCAGGCCAGGACCGTCAAGTACCCGAAGATCTACGAGTACTTCGTGCAGGATCCGCTCCTCGGGCGGAGCTTCGGCACGTTCACCCCGGAGCGCTACTTCTTCACCGACAACCAGTACCTGCTCACCCTCGCCGAGCTGGGCGCGCTCGGCGCCGCCTGTCTGCTGCTGCTCGGGCTCTCCGGCGTGCACAACGGGGGCGCGATCCGGCGGCTGGCCCGCAGTGAGTCCGACCGGGAGCTGGGGCAGGCGTTCTTCGCCTCGGCGATGGTCGCGCTGGTGGTCGGCGCCACCTTCGACACGCTGAGCTTCCCGATGTTCGCCGGGGTGTTCTTCCTGCTCCTCGGGGCCGGCGGGAGCTGCCTCGGCTTCGTACGGCGCGAGGCGGCCGGGAGGTCCGCGGGCGGCGGACCCGCGCCCGCGGCGCCCCCGTCGATCCCCGCCCGTACGCCCGATTCCCCTCGTCTCGTGGAGATCTGA
- a CDS encoding oligosaccharide flippase family protein: METSAPAPAAAPAADDGQASLGTKVRSATRWSLINTMVMRLGNFATGIVLVRYVLDPAAWGVYGVAQTVLMVLLAANELGVTLAIVRWEGDVRRFAPTVLTLGALSSGLLYLLLFACAPAVAALLGSSEATAVLRVMCLCLVLDGLSQVPAGVLTREFRQGRRMVVDALNFVVSTTVTLVLALQGWGAMSFACGAVAGNVVALAGCALAAPGMLRFGWDAAQARALLRFGLPLAGASLLSLAVVNADAMIVGAVLGNIALGYYMLAFNMAGWPVRVISETARRVAFAGFSRLAGTPEALSAGFARALGVLMTATVPACVLLGGLAGPLVELVYGAKWRPAAEALPWLMALGLARIAAELTYDCLVAVGRRRSLLLIQGLWLVTLVPVLILAARAGGIATVGAGHVAVAGAVVLPAFLLALRHGGIAVRALARVCVRPVLGGVLMATAVVLLRQRLGEGPAALCATSVIGLACHGLCVLPGRRLVRGALARRSRGRAVAPAADPSDGADAASAADGASVADGASTVPSVPARKRPAGPAHER; encoded by the coding sequence GTGGAGACCAGCGCCCCCGCGCCCGCCGCCGCCCCCGCCGCTGACGACGGCCAGGCGTCCCTGGGGACCAAGGTCCGCTCGGCCACCCGGTGGAGCCTGATCAACACCATGGTGATGCGGCTCGGCAACTTCGCCACCGGCATCGTCCTGGTCCGCTACGTCCTCGACCCGGCCGCCTGGGGCGTGTACGGCGTCGCCCAGACCGTCCTCATGGTGCTGCTCGCCGCCAACGAACTCGGCGTCACCCTCGCCATCGTCCGCTGGGAGGGCGACGTACGGCGGTTCGCGCCCACCGTCCTCACCCTCGGCGCCCTCTCCAGCGGCCTGCTCTACCTCCTCCTGTTCGCCTGTGCCCCGGCCGTCGCCGCCCTCCTCGGCTCCTCCGAGGCCACCGCCGTGCTGCGGGTGATGTGCCTGTGCCTGGTGCTCGACGGACTCTCCCAGGTGCCCGCCGGTGTCCTGACCCGTGAGTTCCGCCAGGGCCGCCGGATGGTCGTCGACGCCCTGAACTTCGTCGTCAGCACCACGGTCACCCTGGTCCTCGCCCTCCAGGGCTGGGGCGCCATGAGCTTCGCCTGCGGCGCCGTGGCCGGCAACGTGGTGGCCCTCGCGGGCTGCGCGCTCGCCGCCCCCGGCATGCTGCGCTTCGGCTGGGACGCCGCACAGGCCAGGGCCCTGCTCCGGTTCGGCCTGCCGCTCGCCGGAGCCAGCCTGCTCTCCCTCGCCGTGGTCAACGCGGACGCGATGATCGTCGGAGCGGTCCTCGGCAACATCGCCCTCGGCTACTACATGCTCGCCTTCAACATGGCCGGCTGGCCGGTCCGCGTCATCTCCGAGACCGCCCGCCGGGTCGCCTTCGCCGGCTTCTCCCGCCTCGCCGGCACCCCCGAGGCCCTCTCCGCGGGCTTCGCGCGGGCCCTCGGCGTCCTCATGACCGCCACCGTCCCGGCCTGCGTACTGCTCGGCGGACTCGCCGGCCCCCTCGTGGAGCTGGTGTACGGGGCGAAGTGGCGGCCCGCCGCCGAGGCGCTGCCCTGGCTGATGGCCCTCGGCCTCGCCCGGATCGCCGCCGAGCTCACGTACGACTGCCTCGTCGCCGTCGGCCGGCGCCGCTCGCTCCTGCTCATCCAGGGCCTGTGGCTGGTCACCCTCGTCCCGGTGCTGATCCTGGCGGCCCGCGCCGGAGGCATCGCGACCGTCGGCGCCGGGCACGTCGCCGTCGCCGGAGCGGTCGTCCTGCCCGCCTTCCTCCTGGCCCTGCGGCACGGCGGCATCGCGGTCCGGGCGCTCGCCCGGGTCTGTGTGCGGCCGGTGCTCGGCGGCGTCCTCATGGCCACCGCCGTGGTCCTGCTGCGGCAGCGCCTGGGGGAGGGACCGGCCGCCCTGTGCGCCACGAGTGTCATCGGGCTCGCGTGTCACGGCCTGTGCGTGCTGCCCGGCCGCAGACTGGTGCGCGGCGCACTCGCCCGGCGCAGCCGGGGCCGGGCGGTCGCGCCGGCGGCGGACCCGTCCGACGGGGCCGACGCGGCCTCCGCGGCGGACGGTGCGTCCGTGGCGGACGGTGCGTCCACCGTTCCCTCCGTACCGGCGCGGAAGCGGCCGGCCGGCCCGGCCCACGAGCGATGA
- a CDS encoding methyltransferase domain-containing protein — translation MSGIRALRDRFVDAPDSLGERFRAARWERFRSCFPRIDGMRVVDLGGTAENWLRSPLRPRHVHLVNLEAHPAELPDWITAETADVTDPEIPKKLGTFDLVVSNSTIEHVGGPSQRRRFVAAIEQLAPLHWVQTPYRYFPVEPHFLAPGFQFLPLAAQAKLVRHWPLTHSRPATPEEGMDAVINIELLTRAEMRYLFPHSVILSERVAGLTKSLTAVRATPRA, via the coding sequence ATGTCCGGCATCCGTGCCCTCCGCGATCGTTTCGTCGACGCGCCCGACTCCCTCGGCGAACGGTTCCGCGCGGCCCGCTGGGAGCGCTTCCGGTCCTGCTTCCCCCGCATCGACGGCATGCGGGTGGTGGACCTCGGCGGCACGGCCGAGAACTGGCTGCGCTCCCCGCTGCGCCCCCGGCACGTCCACCTGGTCAACCTGGAGGCGCACCCGGCCGAGCTGCCCGACTGGATCACCGCGGAGACCGCCGACGTCACGGACCCGGAGATCCCCAAAAAGCTCGGCACGTTCGACCTGGTGGTGTCGAACTCCACCATCGAGCACGTGGGCGGCCCCAGCCAGCGGCGCCGCTTCGTCGCCGCCATCGAGCAACTGGCCCCGCTGCACTGGGTGCAGACGCCCTACCGCTACTTCCCGGTGGAGCCCCACTTCCTCGCGCCGGGCTTCCAGTTCCTCCCGCTGGCCGCCCAGGCCAAGCTGGTCCGGCACTGGCCGCTCACCCACAGCCGGCCCGCCACCCCGGAGGAAGGCATGGACGCGGTCATCAACATCGAACTGCTCACCCGCGCCGAGATGCGCTACCTCTTCCCCCACTCCGTGATCCTCAGCGAGCGGGTCGCCGGACTCACCAAGTCGCTGACGGCCGTGCGCGCCACGCCGCGTGCGTAG
- a CDS encoding glycosyltransferase family 2 protein — translation MRSPLRGTWELLKRRFGWLVLYELRNKVLLAPGALRLRRFEDAETARLARRLGHRPSAGVVTVIATHRRPEALLRAVRSALGQTVRDHVVIVVDDGAGLPVLPDDPRLFAVSLARNTGVAGVVRNIGIRLTASAYVAFLDDDNLWEPDHLQEALAVLEAPGGPDGVYTALRRIRPDGTDLDVLSVPFDRRRAAHAAFLDTNAFVARRAPALRFSRLRRTPEVLPREDWELIRRYARTHRVVHLPRPTVRYLVNPASFYTSWGD, via the coding sequence GTGCGTAGCCCGCTCAGGGGCACCTGGGAGCTGCTGAAGCGGCGCTTCGGCTGGCTCGTGCTGTACGAGCTGCGCAACAAGGTCCTGCTCGCCCCCGGCGCCCTGCGGCTGCGCCGCTTCGAGGACGCCGAGACCGCCCGGCTCGCCCGCCGGCTCGGCCACCGTCCCTCGGCCGGGGTCGTCACCGTCATCGCCACCCACCGCCGCCCCGAGGCACTGCTGCGAGCCGTGCGCTCGGCCCTGGGGCAGACCGTCCGCGACCACGTCGTCATCGTCGTGGACGACGGCGCGGGGCTCCCCGTACTCCCCGACGACCCCCGTCTCTTCGCCGTGTCGCTGGCCCGCAACACCGGCGTGGCCGGCGTCGTGCGCAACATCGGCATCCGGCTGACCGCATCGGCGTACGTCGCCTTCCTCGACGACGACAACCTCTGGGAACCCGACCACCTCCAGGAGGCACTGGCCGTCCTGGAGGCACCGGGCGGCCCCGACGGCGTGTACACGGCCCTGCGGCGGATCCGGCCCGACGGCACCGACCTGGACGTCCTGTCGGTGCCCTTCGACCGGCGCCGGGCCGCCCACGCCGCCTTCCTCGACACCAACGCCTTCGTCGCCCGACGTGCCCCCGCCCTGCGCTTCAGCAGACTGCGGCGCACCCCCGAGGTGCTGCCCCGCGAGGACTGGGAGCTGATCCGCCGCTACGCCCGCACCCACCGCGTGGTCCACCTGCCCCGGCCCACGGTCCGCTATCTGGTGAACCCCGCGAGCTTCTACACCTCGTGGGGCGACTGA
- a CDS encoding glycosyltransferase family 2 protein translates to MSRPVLDAAGPVVVLVVTWNSAPVLPGFLDALPAGMKGLDWRLVVADNASSDDTVAVVRAHAPEATVVETGRNGGYAFGVNAALRAAAPEEGGYRAVLVCNPDVRMAEGCAAALVEALGAPLPDGSRVGVSVPLLYEEDGSLVHSLRRKPSLTRALGEAVVGNRRAGRFLRWSELVTTPAAYTGRTCADWATGALMALSRECVDACGPWDESFFLYSEETEYCLRARDLGFATRLEPAARATHLGGDSRVSPRLWSLLVANRVRLYRRRHGLAATAAFRGAVLLRELSRAALGREPARAAVGALLRGPQSPHEV, encoded by the coding sequence ATGTCCCGCCCCGTCCTCGATGCCGCCGGTCCGGTGGTCGTGCTCGTCGTCACCTGGAACAGCGCCCCGGTGCTGCCGGGCTTCCTCGACGCCCTCCCGGCGGGGATGAAGGGCCTCGACTGGCGGCTCGTCGTCGCCGACAACGCCTCATCGGACGACACCGTGGCCGTGGTCCGCGCGCACGCGCCCGAGGCCACCGTCGTGGAGACCGGCCGCAACGGCGGCTATGCCTTCGGCGTCAACGCGGCCCTGCGCGCCGCGGCGCCGGAGGAGGGCGGCTACCGGGCCGTCCTGGTGTGCAACCCGGACGTCCGGATGGCCGAGGGCTGCGCGGCGGCCCTGGTGGAGGCCCTCGGCGCGCCGCTGCCGGACGGCAGCCGGGTCGGTGTCTCGGTGCCCCTGCTCTACGAGGAGGACGGCTCCCTCGTCCATTCGCTGCGCCGCAAGCCGAGCCTGACCCGGGCGCTGGGCGAGGCGGTCGTCGGCAACCGCAGGGCCGGGCGGTTCCTGCGCTGGAGCGAGCTGGTCACGACCCCTGCGGCGTACACCGGGCGGACGTGCGCCGACTGGGCGACCGGGGCGCTGATGGCGCTGTCCCGGGAGTGCGTGGACGCCTGCGGGCCGTGGGACGAGTCCTTCTTCCTGTACTCGGAGGAGACGGAGTACTGCCTGCGGGCCCGGGACCTGGGCTTCGCGACCCGGCTGGAGCCGGCGGCGCGGGCCACCCATCTCGGCGGCGACTCCCGGGTCTCGCCGCGTCTGTGGTCGCTGCTCGTCGCGAACCGGGTGCGGCTCTATCGGCGCCGTCACGGCCTGGCCGCCACCGCGGCCTTCCGCGGGGCGGTGCTGCTGCGGGAGCTGTCGCGGGCGGCGCTCGGCCGTGAGCCGGCGCGGGCCGCGGTGGGGGCGCTGCTGCGGGGGCCTCAGTCGCCCCACGAGGTGTAG
- a CDS encoding glycosyltransferase family 2 protein, whose translation MSSVSVVIPCYRYGHFLADCVRSVLDEQPGLDVRVLIIDDASPDDSAEVAAKLAASDPRIEVRVHAANKGHIATYNEGLLEWADGDYVVLLSADDRLVPGALVRAVALLDAHPEAGFCYGRPLRFRHGGPLPAARTRSTGSVVYPGHWWLERRFREGTGCITSPEVVVRTSLQRKVGGYDPRLPHAGDIEMWMRLAAHADVGYVRGADQAYYRVHGDNMSTTDFGGQLDDIRQRRAAFAAVLDKCGDRLPQADRLAALVDTRLARQALRRAYRAYDRGRTDVVPVDELVAFARECRPDAESLPEYRALRLRRRIGARTMPYLQPLVLSAVADRAREWLWWQSWKRRGL comes from the coding sequence ATGAGCTCTGTCAGTGTCGTCATCCCCTGCTACAGGTACGGCCACTTCCTGGCCGACTGCGTACGCAGCGTGCTCGACGAACAGCCCGGCCTCGACGTGCGGGTGCTGATCATCGACGACGCCTCGCCCGACGACTCGGCGGAGGTGGCCGCGAAGCTGGCCGCCTCCGACCCGAGGATCGAGGTACGGGTCCACGCCGCCAACAAGGGCCACATCGCCACGTACAACGAGGGCCTGCTGGAGTGGGCGGACGGCGACTACGTCGTCCTGCTGTCCGCCGACGACCGGCTGGTCCCGGGGGCGCTGGTGCGGGCCGTCGCCCTGCTCGACGCCCATCCGGAGGCGGGCTTCTGCTACGGCAGGCCGCTGCGCTTCCGGCACGGCGGGCCGCTCCCGGCGGCCCGCACCCGCAGCACCGGTTCGGTGGTCTATCCCGGCCACTGGTGGCTGGAGCGGCGTTTTCGCGAAGGCACGGGCTGCATCACCTCGCCCGAGGTGGTGGTCCGCACCAGCCTCCAGCGGAAGGTCGGCGGCTACGACCCGCGGCTGCCGCACGCCGGCGACATCGAGATGTGGATGCGGCTCGCCGCCCACGCGGACGTCGGCTACGTGCGCGGGGCCGACCAGGCGTACTACCGGGTGCACGGCGACAACATGTCCACGACCGACTTCGGCGGGCAGCTCGACGACATCCGGCAGCGGCGGGCCGCCTTCGCCGCGGTCCTCGACAAGTGCGGCGACCGGCTGCCGCAGGCCGACCGGCTGGCCGCCCTGGTCGACACCCGCCTGGCCCGCCAGGCGCTGCGGCGGGCGTACCGGGCGTACGACCGGGGGCGCACGGACGTCGTGCCGGTCGACGAGCTCGTGGCCTTCGCCCGTGAGTGCCGGCCCGACGCCGAGTCGCTGCCGGAGTACCGGGCGCTGCGACTGCGGCGCCGGATCGGCGCGCGGACCATGCCCTACCTCCAGCCGCTGGTGCTCTCGGCGGTGGCCGACCGGGCCCGCGAGTGGCTGTGGTGGCAGTCGTGGAAGCGCCGTGGGCTCTGA